In Phycisphaerae bacterium RAS2, the DNA window GTCGGTCGAAGAGATTCTGCAACAGGCGAAGTCCTTGTCGCCGGATGACCAGTCTCGCCTGGTGTCCGAGTTGGCTCGCGCCGTCCTGGCCCGGCGACTGCGACAGACGACTCAATCCGCCTCTCGCCCGCTCCCGGTCACAGACCAAGAACTGAATCGACTCATTCATGAGGCGCGTGGCGAGGTGATCCGTGCGCCTCGTGATTGACGTCAATGTCTGGGTCCGTGCAACCTTGGGCAGTTCGCAGATTGCCGCGGTCCTGTCGCGTAATCTTCTGAATTTGGGAAGCATGCGAGCAAAGCAGTCAATACCGCTCCCCCGTCGGCGTGATGCGCGGCAGCGGCGTGCCGGGCATGCAGGTCGGCGGCACGTCCGAAGCGCGGCCGATGCCCATCTGCTCGCGCAGCGCCGCCAGCTTGGCGATCTCTTCCGGCGGCAACGCGCGCGTCTGCCCGAGTTGATGCGCCATGAATAGCACGTGCGAGCCGTGCTCGAGTTTCTCCAGCTTGAAGAACGCGTCGGCGGCTGACTTGCCCACGGTGATCGACCCGTGCCGATCGAGCACGAGCGCGTCATAGCGCCGGATCAATTCGCGCACGACCGTCGCGCCTTCGACCGTTGCGGGCGTCGCGTAAGCCGTGACCGGTACCTGGCCGAACGCGAGGATCACTTCCGGCAGGGCGCAGGGGTCGATGGTCAGCCCGGCGACGGTGAAGGCAATCGTCGTTGGCGGGTGCGCGTGAATGGCCGCGCCGATGTCCGGCCGCTCGGCGTACGCCGCGAGGTGCATCCATCGCTCGCTCGATGGCTTGCCGCGCCCGAGGATCGGCCGACCGGCTCCATCAATGAGTACGAAGTCGCCCGGATCGATCATGCCGAGGCACGAGCCGCTGGGCGAGACAAGAAAGCGATCGGGCCCCGCGCGTGCGGAGACGTTGCCATCCGTGCCGGCGACGAGGCCGCGGTCATAGACGCGCCGGGCGATGTCGGCCAGTTCCCGTCGCAGTTGCCATTCGCTGATCATTCGCTGCTCGCGCGGCGCCCTGGGGACGTTTCAAGTTGCAAGAAGGTAACAGATCGCGCGGGGCCCGTCCAAGTCGCGGCTCAATCCCGCCGGAGCGATGCAAGCAACGGCGCGCGGGTCGCCGCGCCGGCCGCCCAGGTGCTGGCAATCATCCCCACGCCGGCGCAGAGCACCAGTGTCAGCAACAACTGATTCCACGGTGCATGGGCTGCCTGCTGCGCCGTCGTCGCGAGTTGCGGCCCGACCGCCACGGCCGATGCTGCGATGCCGATGAGCAATCCCGCAGCCAGCAGGGCGGCATTCTCCACCAGCACAAGGAGCCGCAGTTTCGCGCGACTCATGCCGACGGCGCGCAGCAGCGCCAATTCGCGGCGGCGCTCCAGCACGCTGCGCAGCATGACCGCCGCGAGGCCGATAGTGCCCAGCACCAGGCCAAGCCCGCCGAGCGACTGGAATGTTGACAAATAGGTGTTTTCGATGGCCAGGTAGGCCGCCAGCCGCGCGGCCGTATGCGCTGCATCGAAGCCGAGGTACGACAAGTCGTGCTCCAGAGCCGACTCCACCTGTTCGGCGCGCTCCGGCGGCACGTCGATCAGAAAGAACGAGTAACCCGCGATGGAGGGATACAGCCGCT includes these proteins:
- the mtnB gene encoding Methylthioribulose-1-phosphate dehydratase gives rise to the protein MISEWQLRRELADIARRVYDRGLVAGTDGNVSARAGPDRFLVSPSGSCLGMIDPGDFVLIDGAGRPILGRGKPSSERWMHLAAYAERPDIGAAIHAHPPTTIAFTVAGLTIDPCALPEVILAFGQVPVTAYATPATVEGATVVRELIRRYDALVLDRHGSITVGKSAADAFFKLEKLEHGSHVLFMAHQLGQTRALPPEEIAKLAALREQMGIGRASDVPPTCMPGTPLPRITPTGERY